TGCGTTTAGCTGCCTTGAGTTTTTTGTTAACGTGGTGCGTTGTCTTTGCCGCCTTTAGCCAGCAGGACACTTCGGCGGGCCGCAAGGCCCCGTCCTACAGGCATATCAGCATTGGCGGCAATTCCCTGCTCGATTCTGTGGCTAACGCCATGCAGGCCCGGAAGCTTTTTGTGGCCGACTCCATGGCAATGCGTTTCATCCGGATACCCGATTCAACCACTACCAGCGAATTTACTGATAGCATACTTGCGCATACCCAATATAAAGGGTATGGCTTTTTAGATATTCATTTAAAAACAAAAGGCAGGGTAAGGGATGGCCTTAGCCGCCCGCAGCGCGACCCCTGGATTATTGCCATTATTATTTGCCTGCTGCTATATACAGCAATACTAAATATCACGCTCCACAGCGATGTAAATTTTGTATGGCAGTCATTTTATAGCAAGCGCGTTTTATCGCAGGCCGGCAAAGAAGAGGGGGTAGTAAGCCTATGGGCTTTTTTGGGGTTGTTTTTGCTTTTCTGCTTAACTTTTAGCCTGTTTTTGTATCAGCTGGCTGCTTTTAAGGGTGTTTATTATGTAGTAAGCGGCAGCAGGCTGTTCGTCCTGCTCACAATAGGTGTTATCGCTTTATTTGCCCTTAAATTTGTAGTGCTTAAGCTGCTGGGCTTTGTGTTTGATATCAATAAACTGGTAAACGAATACCTGAACATCTTGCACCTTAC
The genomic region above belongs to Mucilaginibacter sp. KACC 22773 and contains:
- a CDS encoding DUF4271 domain-containing protein → MRLAALSFLLTWCVVFAAFSQQDTSAGRKAPSYRHISIGGNSLLDSVANAMQARKLFVADSMAMRFIRIPDSTTTSEFTDSILAHTQYKGYGFLDIHLKTKGRVRDGLSRPQRDPWIIAIIICLLLYTAILNITLHSDVNFVWQSFYSKRVLSQAGKEEGVVSLWAFLGLFLLFCLTFSLFLYQLAAFKGVYYVVSGSRLFVLLTIGVIALFALKFVVLKLLGFVFDINKLVNEYLNILHLTYFNIAFVFLPVVICFSMLGVQYIPILLNLTIIVVIVIFLWQYLRSSVSIISTFRFHKFYLFTYLCALEICPILILIKALNIRI